In Dysgonomonadaceae bacterium zrk40, one genomic interval encodes:
- a CDS encoding arabinan endo-1,5-alpha-L-arabinosidase — translation MLSCKQGQQLTIPEEKPNPWVDDYTHLSQMEHYKEWGTYNVHDPAIKKFGDDYYIYSTDAIFAENPDRAEEMNVPLGNIQIRKSKDLVHWEFVGWAFSEIPKEAVHWVHTNNEGSGATNIWAPYVMKQGDRYRLYYSVSAFGKKTSWIGLAESDSPEGPWEQKGAVVKSNSKTPVNAIDPSVVVDQENGRIWMHYGSYFGGLYCVELDPATGLTMKKDDLGHLIARRANYRKDNLEAPEIIYNSKLKKYFLFVSYDPLMTTYNIRVGRSDKPEGPFLDYFGENMSDTTNNYPVIVAPYQFNNHPGWAGTGHCGVVVTDNGEYFMVHQGRLSPGNHLMVLNVRQLFFTPDGWPVASPQRFAGGIREEVSEKVISGEWELIRIRESVYERELEAGQILWGEGELHENEWNKSFHLNLNRDGSTDNNGSWSFEEQNQTLLLTIGEETIRNLYLFFGQDWENQNQTLLFTGLDDKGRSVWGKRTK, via the coding sequence ATGCTCTCCTGTAAGCAAGGACAACAATTAACCATCCCGGAGGAGAAACCCAATCCATGGGTTGATGATTACACGCATCTCTCACAAATGGAGCATTACAAAGAGTGGGGGACCTACAACGTACATGATCCGGCAATTAAAAAGTTCGGTGACGATTACTATATCTATTCTACCGATGCCATCTTCGCGGAAAACCCGGATAGAGCCGAAGAAATGAACGTTCCTCTTGGGAATATTCAGATCAGGAAATCAAAAGATCTTGTTCACTGGGAGTTCGTGGGGTGGGCGTTCTCTGAAATTCCAAAGGAGGCCGTTCACTGGGTGCATACTAATAATGAAGGCAGTGGGGCGACCAATATCTGGGCACCCTACGTGATGAAACAGGGGGATCGATACAGGCTCTACTATAGCGTCTCGGCATTTGGGAAAAAAACCTCCTGGATTGGCCTGGCCGAATCCGATTCTCCTGAGGGACCATGGGAACAAAAAGGGGCTGTAGTGAAAAGCAACAGTAAAACACCTGTGAATGCCATTGATCCAAGCGTGGTAGTAGATCAGGAGAATGGCAGGATCTGGATGCATTACGGATCCTATTTCGGTGGATTGTATTGCGTGGAGCTCGATCCGGCGACAGGATTAACCATGAAAAAAGATGACCTTGGTCATCTGATTGCACGCAGAGCAAATTACAGGAAAGACAACCTTGAAGCACCTGAGATTATTTATAACTCCAAGTTGAAGAAGTACTTTCTATTTGTGTCGTACGACCCGTTAATGACAACCTACAATATCCGTGTGGGACGTTCAGATAAACCGGAGGGCCCCTTTCTGGACTATTTCGGGGAAAACATGAGTGACACCACCAACAATTATCCTGTCATTGTAGCACCTTATCAGTTCAATAATCATCCCGGATGGGCAGGTACGGGGCACTGCGGAGTCGTGGTTACTGACAACGGAGAATATTTCATGGTACATCAGGGACGTCTTTCTCCGGGAAACCATCTGATGGTACTAAATGTCAGGCAGCTCTTCTTCACTCCTGACGGATGGCCTGTCGCCTCTCCGCAGAGATTTGCAGGAGGCATTAGAGAGGAGGTCTCTGAAAAGGTGATATCAGGTGAATGGGAGTTGATAAGGATCCGTGAGTCGGTTTACGAACGAGAGCTTGAGGCAGGTCAGATACTGTGGGGGGAAGGTGAACTGCATGAGAATGAGTGGAACAAATCGTTTCATTTGAACCTGAACAGAGATGGCTCTACTGACAATAATGGTTCATGGAGTTTTGAAGAACAAAATCAAACCTTGCTACTCACGATTGGAGAAGAAACAATCCGAAATTTGTATCTCTTTTTCGGGCAAGATTGGGAAAACCAGAATCAAACACTTCTCTTCACAGGATTGGATGATAAAGGCCGTTCGGTGTGGGGTAAACGAACAAAGTAA
- a CDS encoding glycoside hydrolase family 97 protein translates to MKRIILSYLLLSLLLPATSGNRKISSPDSLLLVNITLHNGSPAFSVRYKDKIILEESPLGLITNISNFSRNLQLVETNEKTIHKTYREPKSKKSSIEYLANEVTFTLETAQKERFSIIFRVSNNNIAFRYKLAQNGETARCIVEKELSGFNFPSFTTTFLTPQATPMIGWMQTKPSYEEEYVPDEPVGTPSRYGIGYTFPGLFHVGDNGWVLLSETGVDSRYCGAKLSEGTADGLYTISYPEEGENNGIGSANPAIPLPGETPWRTITVGDNLKPIVETTIATDLAEPRYEPSREYSFGRSTWSWLLWQDGSINFDDQKTYIDLSAKLGYELVLIDNWWDSRIGREKIEELAGYAASKNVGIALWYNSNGYWSDAPQDPKNRMNSSIARKKEMAWMQSIGVKGIKVDFFGGDKQETMKLYEEILSDANDYGLTVIFHGCTLPRGWERMYPNFAGSEAVLASENLIFTQHANDQEAFNATLHPFIRNSVASMDFGPVLLNKRHNRDNDGGTIRRTTEIFQLATSILFQSPIQNFGITPNNLTDQPPFVIDFMKEVPTLWDETIFINGYPGKYVVLARRHGEKWYVAGINAEKDEKIISVRLPMLAGENVSFYTDKRDRAPQLKQQQISNKGDLMVTIQPGGGFIATN, encoded by the coding sequence ATGAAAAGAATTATCCTGAGTTACCTGCTTCTCTCTTTGCTATTGCCTGCCACTTCGGGAAACAGGAAAATCAGCAGTCCTGACAGTTTACTGCTGGTAAACATAACATTACACAATGGATCCCCAGCCTTCAGTGTCCGCTACAAGGATAAAATCATCCTGGAAGAATCACCCCTGGGACTGATTACCAACATCAGCAATTTCAGCCGCAACCTGCAGTTGGTTGAAACCAATGAGAAAACTATTCATAAAACCTATCGCGAACCAAAAAGCAAAAAAAGCAGTATTGAATACCTCGCCAACGAAGTGACTTTCACCCTTGAGACAGCTCAAAAAGAACGGTTCAGCATCATCTTCCGGGTGAGTAACAACAACATTGCATTCCGTTACAAGCTGGCACAAAACGGTGAAACGGCCCGCTGCATTGTGGAGAAAGAGCTCTCCGGCTTTAACTTCCCCTCTTTTACAACTACTTTTCTGACTCCACAGGCTACCCCCATGATTGGCTGGATGCAAACGAAACCAAGCTATGAAGAGGAGTATGTGCCGGATGAACCGGTAGGAACCCCCTCCCGATATGGCATCGGCTACACTTTTCCCGGGTTGTTCCATGTAGGTGATAACGGATGGGTATTGCTCTCCGAAACAGGTGTTGACAGTCGTTATTGCGGAGCAAAACTGAGTGAGGGAACAGCTGACGGTCTTTACACCATTAGCTACCCCGAAGAGGGTGAAAACAATGGCATTGGCAGCGCCAATCCGGCGATTCCGCTCCCGGGGGAGACTCCCTGGCGTACCATCACGGTAGGTGACAACCTGAAGCCAATTGTGGAAACCACCATCGCTACCGACTTGGCTGAACCACGTTATGAGCCCTCAAGAGAGTACAGCTTTGGTCGATCGACCTGGAGCTGGCTCCTGTGGCAGGATGGCAGTATCAACTTTGATGATCAGAAAACGTATATCGACCTGTCGGCTAAATTGGGTTATGAGTTGGTACTGATCGACAACTGGTGGGACAGCCGCATCGGACGTGAAAAGATTGAAGAACTGGCCGGATACGCTGCTTCAAAAAATGTGGGAATCGCTCTCTGGTACAACTCAAACGGTTACTGGAGCGATGCCCCTCAAGATCCAAAAAACCGGATGAACAGCTCTATAGCCCGCAAAAAGGAGATGGCCTGGATGCAAAGCATAGGAGTGAAAGGAATCAAGGTCGACTTTTTCGGTGGCGACAAGCAGGAAACGATGAAACTGTATGAAGAGATCCTGTCCGACGCCAATGATTACGGTCTTACTGTTATCTTTCACGGTTGCACCCTCCCGCGCGGATGGGAACGGATGTATCCCAACTTCGCCGGGAGCGAGGCAGTGCTCGCCTCTGAGAACCTGATCTTCACCCAGCATGCCAACGACCAGGAAGCCTTCAATGCAACGTTGCACCCTTTCATACGGAACAGTGTCGCATCGATGGACTTCGGACCGGTACTGCTCAATAAACGTCACAATCGTGACAATGACGGGGGAACGATTCGACGAACAACCGAAATCTTCCAGTTGGCGACCTCCATACTGTTTCAGTCACCCATTCAGAACTTCGGCATCACCCCCAACAATCTCACAGATCAACCACCCTTCGTGATCGACTTTATGAAAGAGGTCCCTACCCTCTGGGATGAGACTATTTTTATAAATGGTTATCCGGGAAAATATGTGGTACTGGCCAGGCGTCATGGCGAGAAGTGGTACGTGGCAGGTATCAATGCAGAGAAGGATGAAAAAATAATCTCTGTCAGACTTCCGATGCTGGCGGGTGAAAATGTTTCTTTTTATACAGACAAAAGAGACAGAGCCCCACAACTAAAACAACAGCAAATTTCAAACAAAGGAGATCTGATGGTGACAATCCAACCGGGGGGTGGATTCATCGCAACAAATTGA
- a CDS encoding alpha-N-arabinofuranosidase, with amino-acid sequence MKLKRTFQIFALLLIGSTALNAQNRLVIEADRGVNNINRHIYGHFSEHLGRCIYGGYWVGEDSSTPNTRGIRNDVVEALKEIQIPNLRWPGGCFADEYHWMDGIGPRDQRPKMVNTHWGGVVEDNSFGTHEFLDLCEQLGTEPYISANVGSGTVEEMSKWVEYVTFDGESPMANLRRQNGREEPWKVKFWGIGNESWGCGGNMEPDYYANLYRHYATFARNYGDNRVYKIACGANGGDYNWTETVMKNAGRHMQGLSLHYYTVPKDWSDKGSALQFDEAEYFTTIEKTLFMDELITKHGAIMDRYDPQKRVGMIIDEWGTWYNVEPGTNPGFLYQQNTLRDAIVAGINLNIFNAHSDRVQMANLAQTVNVLQAVILTDEEKMLRTPTYWVFYLYKVHQNATLLPISFTSTKYRQGDREIDAVSVSASKDENGKIHITLVNADPNNEQQISTQLIGASVKKVSGQMLTSAKINDYNSFEQPDKVSVTDFKGASLKNGNLSILLPSKSVVMLELQ; translated from the coding sequence ATGAAACTGAAAAGAACATTCCAGATTTTCGCATTGCTGCTGATCGGTAGCACTGCCCTTAATGCACAAAACAGACTGGTCATTGAAGCCGACCGGGGAGTAAACAACATCAACCGTCACATTTACGGTCATTTCTCCGAACATCTCGGACGATGTATTTACGGCGGATACTGGGTGGGCGAAGATTCCTCAACCCCCAACACCCGTGGCATCCGCAACGATGTGGTGGAAGCGTTGAAAGAGATCCAGATTCCCAACCTGCGATGGCCGGGAGGATGCTTTGCCGACGAGTATCACTGGATGGACGGCATCGGGCCACGTGATCAAAGACCCAAAATGGTCAACACCCATTGGGGTGGTGTGGTTGAAGACAACAGCTTCGGCACCCATGAGTTCCTCGATCTTTGCGAACAGCTGGGCACGGAGCCTTACATCAGCGCCAACGTGGGTAGCGGGACTGTGGAAGAGATGTCAAAATGGGTTGAGTATGTCACCTTCGACGGCGAGAGCCCTATGGCCAACCTGCGTCGCCAGAACGGACGTGAAGAGCCCTGGAAAGTGAAATTCTGGGGTATCGGCAACGAGAGCTGGGGCTGTGGCGGAAACATGGAACCTGATTATTACGCCAACCTTTACCGTCATTACGCCACCTTCGCCCGAAATTATGGTGACAACCGGGTATATAAAATTGCTTGTGGTGCCAACGGTGGTGACTATAACTGGACCGAAACAGTAATGAAGAATGCCGGACGTCACATGCAGGGCCTCTCGCTCCATTACTATACCGTCCCGAAGGACTGGAGCGACAAAGGATCAGCTCTGCAGTTCGATGAAGCGGAATATTTCACTACCATCGAAAAGACTCTCTTTATGGATGAGCTGATCACCAAGCATGGTGCCATCATGGACCGTTACGATCCGCAGAAGAGAGTGGGCATGATCATCGACGAGTGGGGTACCTGGTACAACGTGGAGCCAGGCACCAACCCCGGGTTCCTCTACCAGCAGAACACCCTGCGTGATGCCATCGTAGCCGGAATCAACCTCAATATCTTCAACGCGCACAGCGACCGCGTGCAGATGGCCAACCTGGCGCAAACCGTGAACGTACTGCAGGCTGTGATATTGACCGATGAGGAGAAGATGCTGCGCACACCTACCTACTGGGTATTTTATCTCTACAAGGTACATCAGAATGCAACCCTTCTGCCCATCTCCTTTACCAGCACCAAATACCGTCAGGGTGACAGAGAGATTGATGCTGTCAGCGTTTCTGCATCAAAAGATGAAAATGGCAAGATTCACATTACACTGGTGAATGCAGACCCCAATAACGAACAACAAATCAGCACACAGCTGATTGGGGCATCGGTAAAAAAAGTAAGTGGTCAGATGCTCACCTCTGCAAAAATTAATGACTACAACTCATTCGAACAACCTGACAAGGTGAGTGTTACCGACTTCAAGGGAGCATCCTTAAAAAATGGCAACCTCTCAATCTTGTTGCCTTCGAAGTCGGTTGTAATGCTTGAACTACAATAA
- a CDS encoding L-ribulose-5-phosphate 4-epimerase, with protein MSIEELKQQVFRANIDLVDHGLVIFTWGNVSGIDRERGLVVIKPSGVSYEGMKAEDMVVVDMEGNRVEGKYKPSSDTATHLELYKAFPETGGVVHTHSTYATAWAQAGCDIPNIGTTHADYFSDDIPCTRDMTKEEIMGDYEKDTGTVIIERFKGLNPAHIPGVLVKNHGPFAWGKDPHDAVHNAVVMEQVAKMAFISRQVNPQLTMNPWLIEKHFSRKHGPNAYYGQK; from the coding sequence ATGAGTATAGAAGAACTGAAACAACAAGTGTTCCGTGCCAACATCGATCTGGTAGATCACGGCTTGGTCATCTTCACCTGGGGCAACGTGAGCGGAATCGACCGTGAACGTGGGCTGGTGGTAATCAAACCATCCGGTGTCTCCTATGAGGGAATGAAAGCTGAAGATATGGTAGTGGTTGACATGGAAGGAAACAGGGTGGAGGGTAAATATAAACCCTCCTCCGATACCGCCACCCACCTGGAGCTCTACAAGGCATTCCCGGAAACAGGGGGTGTGGTGCACACCCACTCCACCTATGCCACTGCATGGGCACAGGCGGGCTGTGACATCCCCAATATCGGCACCACCCATGCCGACTATTTCAGCGATGACATTCCCTGCACCCGTGACATGACAAAAGAAGAGATCATGGGCGATTATGAAAAAGATACAGGTACCGTGATCATCGAGCGATTCAAGGGGTTGAACCCTGCACATATACCGGGTGTTCTGGTGAAAAATCACGGACCTTTTGCCTGGGGTAAAGATCCACATGACGCAGTACACAATGCTGTTGTAATGGAGCAGGTGGCCAAGATGGCCTTCATCTCCCGCCAGGTGAACCCACAACTGACCATGAACCCATGGCTCATTGAAAAACATTTCTCACGCAAGCATGGGCCCAACGCCTATTACGGACAGAAATAA
- the araA gene encoding L-arabinose isomerase, whose product MEFFNNQEVWFVTGAQLLYGGDAVVTVNAHSEEIVKQLNEAGTLPVKVVYKGTANSSPEVEKIFKEANSDARCIGIITWMHTFSPAKMWIKGLQNYNKPLLHLHTQFNKEIPWSEIDMDFMNLNQSAHGDREFGHMVTRMRKNRKVVVGHWSEQNVQERIAVWMRVAAAWADAQEMVIVRFGDNMNNVAVTDGDRLEAELRLGYHVDYYSIGDLVAYQDKVTEEDVDLLVAEFEQLYNFADNCKKGAKDHGQVREAARIEIALRRFLKDKNAKAFTTNFDALHGLNQLPGLASQRLMAEGYGFGAEGDWKTAALLRTIWVMSRGLKGGCSFLEDYTYHFKGEKSAILQSHMLEISPDITSQKPRLEVHPLGIGGKADPARLVFTADPGTGIASTIIDMGNRFRMVVNNVDVLEPEAALPKLPVASSLWIPQPNLEIGAAAWIYAGGTHHSAFSYALTNEYFEDYADIAGIELVTIDKDTTIKNFKFELRVNEVYYMLNKALQ is encoded by the coding sequence ATGGAATTCTTCAACAATCAGGAAGTATGGTTTGTCACCGGGGCACAGCTCCTTTACGGAGGGGATGCGGTGGTGACCGTGAATGCACACTCGGAAGAGATTGTGAAACAACTCAATGAAGCAGGGACACTCCCTGTGAAAGTGGTCTACAAGGGCACTGCCAACTCATCCCCAGAGGTTGAGAAAATCTTCAAGGAAGCAAACAGTGATGCACGCTGTATCGGCATCATCACCTGGATGCACACCTTCTCACCGGCAAAGATGTGGATCAAGGGATTGCAGAACTACAACAAGCCGCTGCTTCACCTGCATACCCAGTTCAACAAGGAGATCCCTTGGAGCGAGATCGACATGGACTTCATGAACCTGAACCAGTCTGCTCACGGCGATCGCGAGTTTGGGCACATGGTCACCCGCATGCGCAAGAACCGCAAAGTGGTTGTGGGCCACTGGTCTGAGCAAAACGTGCAGGAACGGATTGCCGTCTGGATGCGCGTGGCAGCAGCTTGGGCAGATGCCCAGGAGATGGTGATCGTACGTTTCGGTGACAACATGAACAACGTAGCGGTCACCGACGGCGATCGTCTGGAGGCAGAACTTCGGCTGGGATACCATGTGGACTACTACTCCATCGGCGACTTGGTGGCCTACCAGGACAAAGTGACTGAAGAGGATGTAGATCTGCTTGTTGCAGAATTTGAACAACTCTACAACTTTGCCGACAACTGCAAAAAAGGAGCCAAGGACCATGGTCAAGTACGTGAAGCGGCACGCATTGAGATTGCGCTGCGCCGTTTTCTGAAGGACAAGAACGCCAAAGCGTTTACCACCAACTTCGATGCCCTTCACGGTTTGAATCAGCTCCCGGGACTGGCCAGCCAACGCCTGATGGCTGAGGGCTACGGATTCGGAGCAGAAGGTGACTGGAAGACAGCAGCACTGCTGCGTACCATTTGGGTGATGTCGAGAGGATTGAAGGGCGGATGCTCCTTCCTGGAAGATTACACCTACCACTTCAAGGGTGAAAAAAGCGCCATCCTGCAATCACACATGCTGGAAATATCGCCCGATATCACCTCACAAAAGCCCCGTCTGGAGGTACACCCCTTAGGTATTGGCGGCAAAGCCGATCCGGCACGACTGGTATTCACTGCCGACCCCGGCACCGGTATCGCTTCCACAATCATCGATATGGGCAACCGCTTCCGCATGGTGGTCAACAATGTGGATGTACTGGAACCGGAAGCGGCACTGCCGAAACTGCCGGTGGCCAGCTCTCTCTGGATCCCACAGCCGAACCTGGAGATCGGAGCTGCAGCCTGGATCTATGCAGGCGGTACACACCATTCAGCATTCAGCTATGCCCTCACCAACGAGTACTTTGAAGATTATGCCGACATCGCCGGTATTGAGCTGGTAACCATCGACAAGGATACCACCATTAAAAACTTCAAGTTTGAACTCCGGGTGAACGAAGTATATTACATGCTGAACAAAGCTCTTCAATAA
- a CDS encoding family 43 glycosylhydrolase, which produces MKRSLLFVSSLLFLLICWQGAAANDPGNRIGVHDPVMIRQDSTYYLFHTGWGIGVSSSTDMKNWKREKPVFHDAPEWAVSDVPTFKGHIWAPDISYHNGQYYLFYSVSAFGKNTSCIGLVTNKTLHPEDPAFKWVDHGAVICSTPGKDNWNAIDPNLIFDEEGRPFLFYGSFWDGLQMVRLNNELTAPSPGEVPVTIASRKLTRSPENPPAIDNNPVDAGGNAIEAPFVVKRGDFYYLFASIDYCCKGVESTYKMIYGRSHKIEGPYLDKDGKELLFGGGTILMEGNEQWHGVGHNGIASAYDNDYLLFHGYDANDEGRSKLRIIRLSWTEEQWPQLMDEIY; this is translated from the coding sequence ATGAAAAGATCTCTATTATTTGTCTCATCCCTGCTTTTTCTCCTGATATGCTGGCAGGGAGCTGCTGCCAATGACCCAGGTAATAGAATTGGAGTACACGATCCGGTGATGATCCGGCAGGACAGCACCTATTACCTCTTCCACACCGGATGGGGTATAGGTGTTTCGTCCTCAACCGATATGAAAAACTGGAAACGGGAGAAGCCAGTCTTTCATGACGCACCAGAGTGGGCCGTAAGCGATGTCCCCACCTTCAAGGGGCACATCTGGGCTCCTGACATCAGTTACCACAACGGACAGTACTACCTCTTCTACTCTGTCTCTGCGTTCGGAAAAAACACATCCTGCATCGGTCTCGTGACCAACAAGACACTACACCCCGAAGACCCCGCTTTTAAGTGGGTGGATCACGGGGCTGTGATCTGCTCCACACCGGGTAAAGACAATTGGAATGCCATTGACCCCAACCTGATCTTCGATGAAGAGGGACGACCTTTTCTTTTTTACGGTTCTTTCTGGGACGGATTGCAAATGGTACGTCTTAACAATGAGCTCACCGCCCCCTCTCCCGGAGAAGTGCCGGTAACAATCGCTTCACGAAAGTTGACAAGATCACCGGAGAACCCACCGGCTATTGACAACAACCCGGTGGATGCAGGTGGAAATGCGATTGAAGCTCCATTTGTGGTGAAAAGAGGTGATTTCTATTACCTCTTTGCATCCATAGACTACTGTTGTAAAGGGGTAGAAAGCACCTACAAGATGATTTACGGACGCTCCCACAAAATTGAGGGGCCCTACCTGGACAAAGATGGAAAAGAGTTGTTGTTCGGAGGTGGCACTATCCTGATGGAGGGCAATGAGCAATGGCACGGAGTGGGTCACAATGGAATAGCCAGTGCTTATGACAATGATTATCTGCTTTTCCATGGTTACGATGCCAACGATGAGGGGCGTTCAAAACTCCGCATCATCCGTCTTTCTTGGACGGAGGAACAGTGGCCGCAACTAATGGATGAGATTTACTGA
- a CDS encoding ribulokinase encodes MSKYVIGLDYGSDSCRAIIVDAANGNEIASSVKYYPRWMKGSYCDPRSNRYRQHPLDYIEVLEESIREALSKSPEGVAEKVVGMGFDTTGSTPVLTDEQGTPLALLPAFAENPNAMFVLWKDHTAIKEADEINKLAKEWEIDYTAFEGGIYSSEWVWAKMLHILREDEAVRKTAYSWVEHCDWLPGVITGNSKPETMPRSRCAAGHKAMWHESWEGLPSEEFLTTLDPLLAGYRSRLYRNTHPSNTMVGYLTEEWANRLGLTTNVAVAVGAFDCHMGAVGVEIKPGDFVRVIGTSTCDIMAVPYEEMGDKLVPGICGQVDGSVIPGMIGLEAGQSGFGDIYAWFKRLIEWPLHNIIGKSELIDAETREKLIAEAADAIIPALTKEAEKVPVSESTILATDWMNGRRTPDANQLLQGTITGLTLGSTAPLIFRALVEATAFGSKAIVDRILENGIEIKQVVGIGGISLKSPFVMQTMADVLGMSIKVARTEQSCAFGSAMFGAVVAGIYQKVEEAQDAMGQGFVTTYHPNNENHALYSEIYKKYQQLGRFTEEKLNPS; translated from the coding sequence ATGAGTAAATATGTAATAGGACTCGATTATGGATCCGATTCCTGCCGCGCCATCATCGTTGATGCAGCCAATGGCAATGAGATCGCTTCATCGGTAAAATATTACCCCCGCTGGATGAAAGGGAGCTACTGCGACCCTCGCAGCAACAGGTATCGGCAGCACCCTCTCGACTATATTGAAGTGCTGGAGGAAAGCATCCGCGAAGCACTCTCTAAATCACCCGAGGGTGTAGCTGAAAAGGTAGTGGGCATGGGATTCGACACCACCGGCTCCACTCCTGTGTTGACAGATGAACAGGGTACTCCCCTGGCTCTGCTACCAGCATTTGCCGAGAACCCCAATGCCATGTTCGTACTCTGGAAAGACCATACCGCGATCAAGGAGGCTGACGAAATCAACAAACTGGCAAAGGAGTGGGAAATCGATTATACCGCATTCGAGGGAGGTATCTACTCCTCCGAATGGGTTTGGGCCAAAATGCTGCACATCCTGAGAGAGGATGAAGCAGTCCGCAAAACAGCCTACTCATGGGTAGAACATTGCGACTGGCTCCCGGGCGTAATCACCGGTAACTCAAAACCGGAGACAATGCCCAGAAGCCGTTGCGCAGCCGGTCACAAGGCCATGTGGCACGAAAGCTGGGAGGGATTGCCTTCAGAGGAATTCCTCACAACTCTCGACCCCTTGCTGGCTGGTTATCGCTCACGCCTGTACCGCAATACCCACCCGAGCAACACCATGGTGGGTTACCTCACCGAAGAGTGGGCTAACAGATTGGGACTCACCACAAATGTAGCAGTTGCAGTGGGTGCTTTCGACTGTCACATGGGTGCCGTGGGGGTAGAGATCAAACCGGGTGATTTCGTCCGCGTGATAGGCACCTCCACCTGCGACATCATGGCCGTTCCCTACGAAGAGATGGGTGATAAGCTGGTCCCCGGCATCTGTGGTCAAGTGGACGGATCGGTCATCCCCGGCATGATAGGCCTGGAAGCTGGTCAGTCCGGCTTTGGGGATATTTATGCCTGGTTTAAACGGTTGATCGAGTGGCCACTTCACAACATCATCGGCAAAAGTGAATTGATCGATGCTGAAACAAGGGAGAAGCTGATCGCCGAAGCTGCTGATGCCATCATCCCCGCATTGACAAAAGAGGCAGAGAAGGTACCGGTGAGCGAGAGCACCATACTGGCCACCGACTGGATGAACGGCCGCCGTACACCCGATGCGAACCAACTTTTGCAGGGTACCATCACTGGATTGACACTTGGCAGTACCGCACCACTGATCTTCCGCGCGCTGGTTGAGGCCACCGCTTTTGGTTCGAAAGCCATCGTGGACCGCATCCTCGAAAACGGCATTGAGATCAAACAGGTAGTAGGCATTGGAGGTATCTCCCTGAAATCTCCTTTTGTGATGCAAACCATGGCCGACGTGCTGGGCATGTCTATCAAGGTGGCCCGTACGGAACAGTCGTGCGCCTTCGGAAGCGCCATGTTTGGTGCTGTGGTGGCAGGTATCTACCAAAAAGTGGAAGAGGCACAGGATGCCATGGGGCAGGGCTTTGTCACCACTTACCACCCCAACAACGAGAACCATGCGCTCTACAGCGAAATATACAAGAAATACCAACAATTGGGAAGATTCACGGAAGAGAAACTGAACCCATCCTAA